A stretch of the Myripristis murdjan chromosome 24, fMyrMur1.1, whole genome shotgun sequence genome encodes the following:
- the saysd1 gene encoding SAYSvFN domain-containing protein 1 — translation MEHKLAEFRARRAARQDGGAVCLSETPATVLSDGGGEAETAAASRQTEELSKSTSATPRDSTQAEDRWDWLRDSALGRWLVSGKFAFSTLTLLKVMLWLVLLGLFAELDFGLPFFLISLFYWLYEGLRSPAARQPGELSAYSVFNPDCQPLLGTLTAEQLEGEMGYRPVANR, via the exons ATGGAGCATAAACTGGCGGAGTTCAGAGCCCGGCGGGCCGCCAGACAGGACGGaggagctgtctgtctgtccgaaACACCAGCCACTGTCCTGTCTGACGGCGGAGGTGAAGCAGAGACAGCAGCggccagcagacagacagaggagctgAGCAAAAGTACAAGTGCGACCCCAAGAGACAGCACCCAGGCCGAG GATCGCTGGGACTGGCTACGGGACAGTGCTCTGGGAAGATGGCTGGTTTCAGGGAAGTTTGCCTTCTCCACCCTGACTCTGCTCAAAGTGATGCTGTGGCTGGTTCTCCTCGGACTGTTTGCcgagctggatttcggcttgcCTTTTTTCCTCATCTCACTCTTCTACTGGCTTTATGAAGGACTGCGCAGCCCTGCTGCCCGCCAGCCCGGAGAGCTTAGCGCCTATTCTGTCTTCAACCCAGACTGTCAGCCTCTCTTGGGCACCCTGACTGCTGAGCAGCTGGAGGGAGAAATGGGCTACAGACCAGTGGCCAACAGATAA
- the grcc10 gene encoding protein C10 produces the protein MASAPAQQPTLTVEQARVVLGEVIQAFSVPENAARMEEARESACNDMGKMLQLVLPVATQIQQEVIKAYGFNNEGEGVLKFARLVKMYETQDPEIAAMSAKLKSLLLPPLSTPPIGGAIPTS, from the exons ATGGCCTCAGCTCCGGCACAGCAGCCCACCCTGACTGTTGAGCAGGCCAGAG tgGTGCTTGGTGAGGTTATCCAGGCCTTCTCGGTACCAGAAAATGCAGCACGGATGGAGGAGGCACGGGAGAGTGCCTGCAATGACATGGGCAAGATGCTGCAGCTTGTGCTCCCTGTGGCCACTCAGATTCAACAAGAGGTTATCAAGGCATATGGCTTCAACAATgagggagaag GTGTCCTAAAATTTGCCAGATTAGTGAAGATGTATGAGACTCAGGACCCGGAGATTGCAGCCATGTCAGCCAAACTCAAGTCTCTACTCTTGCCACCACTATCAACACCACCTATAGGAGGAGCCATACCAACATCTTAG
- the LOC115355969 gene encoding cytospin-A-like, with translation MGNHAGKDGSGSTGSPLDFFHTPPTTPSEAELTAMALPSSASTNEAQQKDTPSPETASTAPQATSGAQKPSVPSEWAVISIDGVTSPGRNASDAAARHGKAAVSLGSSVSLPPSRGSPSEQSWQERDSGLEPQAAVERAGQEMTLVLFSLIEHYRASLGLSSGQDVTTGAVELLRRLVTERDELVEEVRSLKETLRMERAEWQQFQCDLQVAVSVADRLRVEAEQTVCSLQENYREVEDQLAQAISSHQEKDRELESLRAEHRDTCCKLSELTLQVQQERAELEALKNSCRATDSGTEMERKDSEDDQTQEKGKQEEETQEDVEEKPRETREEAEAKSVVKQKENEANEGVDVKAVRNEEANGTEKMNLTGKGVAEAYLRSLAALEKKKDEGCRQKDPRKIVMLSERSWSLSRLPIPSDPATQNETPKNTSTTLPLCKKEEPARGRRMDRILQRQDSWSSFYTKKQDEDQKSDSIRPQDGFSALLRRHGGSRRNSLLRWCQTRTQGYEKIEITNFSSSWEDGLAFCAVYHTYLPNSIPYSSLNPTDKKENLDLAFQTGESVGITATLTVEEMLKAGGPDWQRVLGYVESMFRHFEM, from the exons ATGGGTAACCACGCAGGCAAGGACGGCAGTGGCTCTACAG GTTCTCCTTTAGATTTCTTCCACACGCCTCCTACCACGCCCTCGGAAGCAGAGCTGACTGCCATGGCCTTACCGTCCTCAGCATCCACTAATGAGGCACAGCAGAAAGACACGCCGTCACCCGAGACAGCCAGCACAGCACCTCAAGCCACCAGCGGGGCACAAAAACCGTCCGTCCCCTCAGAATGGGCAGTTATAAGCATAGACGGCGTCACTTCCCCTGGGAGAAATGCAAGCGATGCTGCAGCGAGGCATGGAAAGGCAGCTGTCAGCCTGGGTAGCTCAGTGTCGCTGCCTCCGTCCAGGGGCTCCCCTTCAGAGCAGAGCTGGCAGGAGAGGGACAGCGGGCTGGAGCCGCAGGCAGCAGTCGAGAGGGCTGGGCAGGAGATGACCCTGGTTTTATTCAGTCTGATTGAACACTACAGGGCATCGCTAGGCCTCAGCTCTGGCCAGGACGTTACCACAGGAGCAGTAG agctgcTCAGGCGCTTggtaacagagagagatgagctgGTAGAGGAGGTACGAAGCCTTAAAGAGACACTGAGG ATGGAGAGGGCAGAGTGGCAACAGTTCCAGTGTGACCTGCAGGTGGCGGTATCTGTGGCTGACAGGTTGCGGGTGGAAGCCGAGCAGACTGTGTGTTCACTCCAAGAAAACTATCGGGAGGTGGAGGACCAGCTGGCCCAGGCTATCAGCAGCCATCAGGAAAAGGACAGAGAATTAGAGAGTCTCAGAGCTGAGCACCGAGACACCTGCTGCAAACTGTCTGAACTCACCCTGCAGGTGCAGCAGGAGAGAGCTGAGCTGGAAGCTCTTAAGAATTCATGCAGGGCAACAGACTCTGgtacagagatggagagaaaagacTCTGAGGATGACCAAACTCAAGAAAAAGGCAAACAGGAGGAAGAAACACAGGAAGATGTGGAGGAAAAACCCAGAGAAACTAGAGAAGAGGCAGAAGCCAAAAGTGTTGTAAAGCAAAAGGAGAATGAAGCAAATGAAGGGGTGGATGTTAAAGCTGTTAGGAATGAGGAGGCCAATGGAACAGAGAAGATGAATCTAACAGGGAAGGGGGTGGCAGAGGCATACTTGCGCAGTTTGGCTGCcttggagaagaagaaagacgaGGGATGTAGGCAGAAAGATCCAAGGAAGATTGTGATGCTGTCTGAGCGATCTTG GAGCCTTTCTCGACTCCCCATCCCAAGTGACCCTGCCACTCAGAATgaaaccccaaaaaacacaagcacaacatTGCCTCTATGCAAG AAGGAAGAACCAGCCAGAGGGAGAAGAATGGACCGCATTTTACAACGGCAGGACAGCTGGTCCAGCTTTTATACAA AGAAACAGGATGAGGACCAAAAGTCAGATTCCATCAG ACCTCAGGATGGTTTCAGTGCTCTGCTGCGGCGTCACGGCGGCTCCAGGAGAAACTCCCTGCTTCGCTGGTGCCAAACTCGTACCCAGGGTTATGAG AAAATTGAGATCACCAacttcagcagcagctgggaaGACGGCTTGGCGTTCTGTGCTGTATACCACACGTATTTGCCAAACTCTATCCCATACAGCAGTCTCAACCCTACAGACAAG AAGGAAAACCTGGACCTTGCTTTTCAGACGGGGGAGAGTGTGGGAATCACAGCCACACTG ACGGTGGAGGAGATGCTGAAAGCAGGTGGGCCGGACTGGCAGAGGGTACTGGGCTATGTTGAAAGCATGTTTCGTCACTTTGAGATGTGA